In Flavobacteriaceae bacterium, the following proteins share a genomic window:
- a CDS encoding 30S ribosomal protein S13 has protein sequence MARIAGVDIPKQKRGVISLTYIFGIGRSRAQEILATANVDESKKVQDWTDDEISGIRAAVGTYTIEGELRSETQLNIKRLMDIGCYRGIRHRAGLPLRGQRTKNNSRTRKGRRKTVANKKKVTK, from the coding sequence ATGGCTAGAATAGCAGGTGTAGACATACCAAAACAAAAAAGAGGAGTAATCTCTTTAACGTATATCTTCGGAATAGGAAGAAGTAGAGCTCAAGAAATATTAGCAACAGCTAATGTAGACGAAAGTAAAAAAGTTCAAGATTGGACAGACGATGAGATTAGTGGAATTCGTGCCGCAGTTGGTACTTACACTATCGAAGGTGAGTTGCGTTCTGAAACTCAATTAAACATTAAACGTTTAATGGATATTGGGTGTTATAGAGGTATCCGCCACAGAGCTGGACTTCCTTTAAGAGGACAACGTACTAAAAACAATTCTAGAACTAGAAAAGGTAGAAGAAAAACAGTTGCTAATAAGAAAAAAGTAACTAAATAA
- a CDS encoding 30S ribosomal protein S3 produces MGQKTNPIGNRLGIIRGWESNWYGGNDYGDKLAEDDKIRKYIHARLSKASVSRVIIERTLKLVTVTITTARPGIIIGKGGQEVDKLKEELKKITGKEVQLNIFEIKRPELDAYLVGSSIARQIENRISYKRAIKMAIAAAMRMNAEGIKIQISGRLNGAEMARSEHYKDGRIPLSTFRADIDYALVESHTTYGRLGVKVWIMKGEVYGKRELSPLVGLSKKQGKGGRGGNSNNKSRRRK; encoded by the coding sequence ATGGGACAAAAGACAAATCCAATAGGAAATCGCCTTGGTATAATCAGAGGATGGGAATCTAACTGGTACGGAGGAAATGATTATGGAGATAAGCTTGCTGAAGATGATAAAATCAGAAAGTATATCCACGCTCGTTTATCTAAAGCTAGTGTATCGAGAGTAATCATCGAAAGAACTCTTAAACTTGTAACCGTTACTATCACTACTGCTAGACCTGGTATTATTATCGGTAAAGGCGGTCAAGAGGTAGACAAGTTAAAAGAAGAGCTTAAAAAGATTACAGGTAAAGAAGTTCAGTTAAACATCTTTGAAATTAAGAGACCTGAACTAGATGCGTATTTAGTAGGATCAAGCATTGCACGTCAAATAGAAAATCGTATTTCTTATAAACGAGCAATAAAAATGGCAATTGCTGCTGCTATGCGTATGAATGCTGAAGGAATTAAAATTCAGATTAGTGGTCGTTTAAATGGTGCAGAAATGGCACGTAGTGAGCACTATAAAGATGGACGTATTCCTTTATCTACATTTAGAGCCGATATTGATTATGCTTTAGTTGAATCTCATACTACTTATGGTAGATTGGGTGTAAAAGTATGGATCATGAAAGGTGAAGTATATGGTAAAAGAGAACTTTCTCCGCTTGTTGGATTATCTAAGAAGCAAGGAAAAGGTGGACGAGGAGGAAATAGTAATAACAAATCTCGTCGTAGAAAGTAA
- a CDS encoding 30S ribosomal protein S4, which yields MARYTGPKTKIARKFGEAIFGEDKSFEKRNYPPGQHGNNRRRGKKSEYAIQLQEKQKAKYTYGVLERQFRNMFKKATAAPGITGEVLLQLCESRLDNVVYRMGVSRSRRGARQLVSHRHITVNGEIVNIPSYSLKAGDVVAVREKSKSLDAIETALASSSNVYEWITWNNDTKQGTFVSVPARVQIPENINEQFIVELYSK from the coding sequence ATGGCAAGATATACTGGTCCTAAAACTAAAATCGCACGTAAGTTTGGTGAAGCTATTTTTGGAGAAGATAAATCTTTTGAAAAAAGAAATTATCCTCCAGGGCAACACGGAAATAATAGAAGACGTGGAAAAAAATCTGAATACGCAATTCAGTTACAAGAAAAGCAAAAAGCAAAATACACTTATGGTGTATTAGAGCGTCAATTCAGAAATATGTTTAAAAAAGCAACTGCTGCGCCTGGAATTACAGGTGAAGTGTTGTTACAATTATGTGAATCTAGATTAGATAATGTTGTTTACAGAATGGGAGTTTCTCGTTCTAGAAGAGGAGCAAGACAATTAGTATCTCACAGACATATTACCGTAAATGGTGAAATTGTAAATATCCCGTCTTACTCATTAAAAGCAGGAGATGTTGTTGCAGTTAGAGAAAAATCTAAATCATTAGATGCTATCGAAACTGCATTAGCAAGCTCTAGTAATGTTTACGAATGGATTACTTGGAATAATGATACTAAGCAAGGAACATTTGTTTCTGTTCCTGCAAGAGTTCAAATTCCAGAAAACATTAATGAGCAATTCATAGTCGAATTATATTCTAAATAA
- a CDS encoding 50S ribosomal protein L30 yields MAKIKVTKQKSAINRTQRQKRTLEALGLKKIGQTVEHDATPNILGMVNKVKHLVSVEEA; encoded by the coding sequence ATGGCTAAGATAAAAGTAACAAAACAAAAAAGTGCGATCAATCGTACGCAAAGACAGAAAAGAACTTTAGAAGCTCTTGGTCTTAAAAAGATTGGTCAAACTGTAGAACATGATGCTACACCAAATATCCTTGGTATGGTTAATAAAGTAAAACATTTAGTTTCTGTAGAAGAAGCTTAA
- a CDS encoding DNA-directed RNA polymerase subunit alpha, with the protein MAILNFQKPDKVIMIDSTDFEGKFEFRPLEPGYGLTVGNALRRVLLSSLEGFAITSVRIEGVEHEFSTIAGVVEDVTEIILNLKQVRFKRQIDEIDNESVSISISGQDQITAGDFQKFISGFQVLNSDLVICNLDPKVNINMEITIEKGRGYVPAEENKKATAPIGTIFTDSIYTPIKNVKYSVENYRVEQKTDYEKLIFEIITDGSVNPQDALTEAAKILIHHFMLFSDERITLEADEIAQTETYDEESLHMRQLLKTKLIDMDLSVRALNCLKAAEVDTLGDLVSFNKNDLMKFRNFGKKSLTELEELVNVKGLNFGMDLSKYKLDKD; encoded by the coding sequence ATGGCAATTTTAAATTTTCAGAAGCCCGATAAAGTAATCATGATCGATTCTACCGATTTTGAAGGTAAATTCGAATTTAGACCTTTAGAACCTGGTTATGGATTAACAGTGGGAAATGCTTTAAGAAGAGTCTTACTATCTTCTTTAGAAGGATTTGCGATTACATCGGTTAGAATTGAAGGTGTAGAGCATGAATTTTCTACGATTGCAGGTGTCGTTGAAGACGTTACAGAAATTATACTTAACTTAAAACAAGTACGTTTTAAGCGCCAAATAGATGAAATTGATAACGAATCTGTTTCAATTTCTATTTCTGGTCAGGATCAAATTACTGCTGGAGATTTTCAAAAATTTATTTCAGGATTCCAAGTACTAAATTCAGATTTAGTAATCTGTAACTTAGACCCTAAAGTAAATATTAATATGGAAATTACTATTGAAAAAGGAAGAGGTTATGTTCCTGCTGAAGAGAATAAAAAAGCAACAGCACCTATAGGAACAATCTTTACAGATTCAATTTATACACCTATTAAAAACGTTAAGTATAGTGTTGAGAATTATCGTGTAGAACAAAAAACGGATTACGAAAAATTAATTTTCGAAATCATTACAGATGGTTCTGTTAATCCTCAAGACGCATTAACTGAAGCTGCAAAAATATTAATTCACCACTTCATGTTATTCTCTGATGAGCGTATCACATTAGAAGCAGATGAAATTGCACAAACTGAAACTTATGATGAAGAATCACTTCATATGAGACAGTTATTAAAAACTAAGCTTATAGATATGGACCTTTCTGTACGTGCGCTTAATTGCTTAAAAGCTGCAGAAGTAGATACATTAGGAGACTTAGTATCATTTAATAAAAACGACTTAATGAAGTTCCGTAACTTCGGTAAAAAATCTTTAACAGAACTAGAAGAACTAGTAAATGTAAAAGGATTAAACTTCGGTATGGATTTAAGTAAATATAAACTAGATAAAGATTAA
- a CDS encoding 30S ribosomal protein S17 translates to MEKRNLRKERIGVVTSNKMQKSIVVAEVKKVKHPMYGKFVLKTKKYVAHDETNDCNIGDTVKIMETRPLSKSKCWRLVEIIERAK, encoded by the coding sequence ATGGAAAAAAGAAACTTAAGAAAAGAACGTATAGGAGTTGTTACTAGTAATAAAATGCAGAAATCAATTGTGGTTGCTGAAGTTAAAAAAGTAAAACACCCTATGTATGGTAAGTTCGTGTTAAAAACAAAAAAATATGTTGCACACGACGAAACAAACGACTGTAACATTGGAGATACAGTAAAGATCATGGAAACAAGACCTTTAAGTAAATCTAAATGTTGGAGATTAGTAGAAATAATTGAAAGAGCTAAATAA
- a CDS encoding 30S ribosomal protein S8, protein MYTDPIADYLTRIRNAVRANHRVVEIPASNLKKEITKILFDQGYILSYKFDDSSVQGTIKIALKYTKETKESVIKKIQRISKPGLRKYASSKELPRILNGLGIAIVSTSHGVMTGKQAQRENVGGEILCYVY, encoded by the coding sequence ATGTATACAGATCCAATAGCGGATTATTTAACAAGAATTAGAAATGCTGTGAGAGCTAACCACAGAGTGGTTGAAATTCCAGCTTCTAATCTTAAAAAAGAGATCACTAAAATATTATTCGATCAAGGATATATTTTAAGTTACAAATTCGATGACTCTTCAGTACAAGGAACAATTAAAATTGCTCTTAAATATACTAAAGAGACTAAAGAATCAGTAATCAAGAAGATTCAAAGAATCAGTAAACCAGGTTTACGTAAATACGCAAGTTCTAAAGAACTTCCGCGTATTCTTAATGGTCTTGGTATTGCCATTGTTTCAACTTCTCACGGAGTGATGACAGGTAAGCAAGCTCAAAGAGAAAATGTAGGTGGTGAAATTTTATGTTACGTTTACTAA
- a CDS encoding 30S ribosomal protein S5, with protein MYQKYKSAELVKPSGLDLKDRLVGVQRVTKVTKGGRAFGFSAIVVVGDEAGVVGHGLGKSKDVASAIAKAVEDAKKNLVRIPLMKGTLPHEQKGKYGGARVNIIPAAPGTGVIAGGAVRTVLEAVGVHDVLSKSQGSSNPHNVVKATFDALLQLRDARTIAKNRGISLEKVFNG; from the coding sequence ATGTATCAAAAATACAAAAGCGCAGAGTTAGTAAAACCAAGTGGATTAGATCTTAAAGATCGTTTAGTTGGTGTACAAAGAGTTACAAAAGTAACAAAGGGTGGTAGAGCATTTGGTTTCTCGGCAATCGTAGTGGTTGGAGATGAAGCTGGTGTTGTAGGACACGGTTTAGGAAAATCTAAAGACGTTGCTAGTGCAATTGCAAAAGCTGTTGAAGATGCTAAGAAAAACTTGGTTCGTATTCCACTTATGAAAGGTACTTTACCTCACGAGCAAAAAGGAAAATACGGTGGAGCAAGAGTAAATATTATTCCAGCAGCACCTGGTACAGGAGTTATTGCAGGTGGTGCGGTAAGAACAGTACTTGAAGCAGTAGGTGTACATGATGTATTGTCTAAATCTCAAGGTTCATCTAACCCTCATAATGTAGTAAAAGCAACTTTTGATGCTTTATTACAATTAAGAGATGCAAGAACAATAGCTAAAAATAGAGGAATTTCTCTAGAAAAAGTTTTTAACGGATAA
- a CDS encoding 50S ribosomal protein L16, whose amino-acid sequence MLQPKRTKFRKQQKGRMKGNSGRGHLLSSGMFGIKSLDSKFITSRQIEAARIAATRYMKREGQLWIKIFPDKPITKKPLEVRMGKGKGAVEYWAAVVKPGRVLFEVGGVPLDVAKEALRLAAQKLPVKTKFIIARDFEA is encoded by the coding sequence ATGTTACAACCAAAAAGAACAAAATTCCGTAAGCAACAAAAGGGGCGTATGAAAGGGAACTCTGGAAGAGGTCATTTACTTTCAAGCGGAATGTTTGGTATAAAATCTCTAGATTCTAAGTTTATCACGTCACGTCAAATTGAAGCTGCTCGTATTGCTGCTACACGTTACATGAAAAGAGAAGGGCAATTATGGATTAAAATATTTCCAGATAAGCCTATCACAAAAAAGCCTCTTGAAGTACGTATGGGTAAAGGTAAAGGTGCTGTTGAGTATTGGGCTGCTGTGGTTAAACCAGGTAGAGTATTATTTGAAGTAGGAGGAGTGCCATTAGACGTTGCTAAAGAAGCATTACGTCTTGCAGCACAAAAACTTCCAGTAAAAACTAAGTTTATAATAGCTAGAGATTTCGAAGCTTAA
- a CDS encoding 30S ribosomal protein S14 produces the protein MAKESMKAREVKRAKTVAKYAEKRKALKAAGDYDALQKLPKNASPIRMHNRCKLTGRPKGYMRNFGISRVMFREMANKGLIPGVRKASW, from the coding sequence ATGGCTAAAGAATCAATGAAAGCCCGTGAGGTAAAAAGAGCAAAAACAGTAGCAAAATATGCAGAAAAACGTAAAGCTTTAAAAGCAGCTGGCGATTATGATGCCTTACAAAAGCTACCTAAAAATGCATCGCCTATTCGTATGCACAATAGATGCAAATTAACAGGAAGACCTAAAGGTTACATGCGTAATTTTGGTATTTCTCGTGTAATGTTTCGTGAAATGGCTAACAAAGGGTTAATACCAGGAGTTAGAAAAGCGAGTTGGTAA
- a CDS encoding 50S ribosomal protein L5 has protein sequence MTYIPRLKQEYKNKVVSALTEEFGYKNVMQVPKLTKIVLSRGVGGAVADKKLIDYALDEMTKISGQKAIATISKKDVASFKLRKGMPIGVKVTLRGEQMYEFLDRLVTSSLPRVRDFNGIKANGFDGRGNYNLGITEQIIFPEINIDKVNKIAGMDITFVTTADTDKEAKSLLTELGLPFKKN, from the coding sequence ATGACTTATATTCCAAGATTAAAACAAGAGTACAAGAACAAAGTAGTTTCTGCTCTTACAGAAGAGTTCGGATATAAAAATGTAATGCAAGTACCAAAACTTACTAAGATAGTTTTATCTAGAGGTGTTGGAGGAGCAGTTGCAGATAAAAAGTTAATCGACTATGCATTAGACGAAATGACAAAAATATCTGGACAAAAAGCAATAGCTACTATATCTAAAAAAGATGTCGCTTCATTTAAATTACGTAAAGGAATGCCAATAGGTGTAAAAGTTACGTTAAGAGGTGAGCAAATGTATGAGTTTTTAGACCGTTTAGTAACATCATCTTTACCACGTGTAAGAGATTTTAATGGTATTAAAGCTAATGGATTTGACGGTAGAGGAAATTATAATTTAGGAATTACAGAGCAAATTATATTTCCAGAAATTAATATCGATAAAGTAAATAAAATTGCTGGTATGGATATTACGTTTGTAACTACTGCAGATACAGATAAAGAAGCAAAATCATTATTAACAGAACTAGGATTACCTTTTAAAAAGAATTAA
- a CDS encoding 50S ribosomal protein L29, with protein sequence MKQSEIKELSTAELQEKLGETKKSYSDLKMAHAISPLENPIQLRGIRRTVARIATELTKREAQQ encoded by the coding sequence ATGAAACAATCAGAAATTAAAGAATTATCTACAGCTGAGTTACAAGAAAAACTTGGTGAAACTAAAAAGAGTTATTCAGACCTGAAAATGGCACATGCAATATCTCCTTTAGAAAATCCAATTCAGTTAAGAGGTATCAGAAGAACCGTAGCTAGAATTGCAACAGAGTTAACCAAAAGAGAAGCACAACAATAA
- a CDS encoding 50S ribosomal protein L14, producing the protein MVQQESRLKVADNTGAKEVLTIRVLGGTKRRYASVGDKIVVTVKDATPNGNIKKGAVSTAVVVRTVKEVRRPDGSYIRFDDNACVLLNPTGEMRGTRVFGPVARELRDKQFMKIVSLAPEVL; encoded by the coding sequence ATGGTACAACAAGAATCAAGATTAAAAGTAGCTGATAACACAGGAGCAAAAGAGGTTTTAACTATTCGTGTTCTAGGTGGTACAAAAAGAAGATATGCTTCTGTAGGTGACAAAATAGTTGTTACCGTTAAAGATGCAACTCCTAATGGAAACATTAAAAAAGGAGCGGTATCTACAGCAGTAGTAGTTCGTACTGTAAAAGAAGTAAGACGTCCAGATGGATCATACATCAGATTTGATGATAATGCTTGTGTACTTTTAAATCCTACGGGAGAAATGAGAGGAACACGTGTATTTGGCCCTGTGGCAAGAGAACTTCGTGATAAACAATTTATGAAAATTGTATCATTAGCACCAGAAGTGCTTTAA
- a CDS encoding 50S ribosomal protein L15, whose translation MDLSNLKPAEGSVNNNSKRVGRGQGSGKGGTATRGHKGAKSRSGYSRKIGFEGGQMPLQRRVPKFGFTNINRKEYQGVNLDTLQQMVDDKKIKDTIDLDTLIAFRLAGKNELVKILGRGELKSKLKVSAHKFTASAKAAIEAAGGEVVTL comes from the coding sequence ATGGATTTAAGTAATTTAAAACCTGCAGAAGGTTCAGTTAATAATAATAGTAAAAGAGTAGGTAGAGGTCAAGGTTCTGGAAAAGGTGGTACTGCAACACGTGGTCACAAAGGAGCAAAATCTAGATCTGGATATTCAAGAAAAATAGGATTTGAAGGAGGACAAATGCCACTTCAAAGACGTGTACCTAAATTTGGTTTTACTAACATTAACCGTAAAGAATATCAAGGTGTTAATCTTGATACTTTACAACAAATGGTTGATGATAAAAAAATAAAAGATACGATAGATTTAGATACATTAATCGCATTCCGTTTAGCTGGTAAAAACGAACTAGTTAAAATTTTAGGAAGAGGAGAATTAAAATCTAAATTAAAAGTATCTGCTCATAAATTTACTGCTTCAGCAAAAGCTGCTATAGAAGCTGCAGGAGGAGAAGTAGTAACTTTATAA
- a CDS encoding translation initiation factor IF-1, with protein sequence MAKQAAIEQDGTIIEALSNAMFRVELENGHIVTAHISGKMRMHYIKLLPGDKVKLEMSPYDLSKARITYRY encoded by the coding sequence ATGGCAAAGCAAGCAGCAATAGAACAAGACGGAACAATAATAGAAGCATTATCTAATGCAATGTTTCGTGTTGAATTAGAAAACGGTCATATTGTGACTGCACATATCTCAGGTAAAATGCGTATGCATTATATTAAACTGTTACCAGGAGATAAAGTAAAATTAGAAATGAGTCCTTACGATTTATCTAAGGCTCGCATAACTTATAGATACTAA
- a CDS encoding 30S ribosomal protein S11 — MAKSSTKKRKVIVESIGEAHITASFNNIIVSLTNKKGDVISWSSAGKMGFRGSKKNTPYAAQLAAEDAVEVAKEAGLKKVKVYVKGPGNGRESAIRSIHNGGIEVTEIIDVTPMPHNGCRPPKRRRV, encoded by the coding sequence ATGGCAAAGTCAAGTACTAAAAAACGTAAAGTTATTGTTGAATCTATAGGAGAAGCACATATTACAGCTTCTTTTAACAACATTATCGTATCTCTTACTAATAAAAAAGGCGATGTAATTTCATGGTCTTCTGCTGGTAAAATGGGATTTAGAGGATCTAAGAAAAACACACCTTATGCTGCTCAATTAGCTGCAGAAGATGCAGTAGAAGTTGCTAAGGAAGCTGGGTTGAAAAAAGTAAAAGTATACGTAAAAGGTCCAGGTAATGGTAGAGAATCTGCAATAAGATCAATCCATAATGGTGGTATAGAAGTTACAGAAATTATTGATGTAACTCCAATGCCTCATAACGGATGTAGACCTCCAAAACGTAGAAGGGTTTAA
- the secY gene encoding preprotein translocase subunit SecY — protein sequence MKLIETLKSVWRITELKDRIILTIGLLLVFRFGAQVVLPGINPDQLGGLSDIAGGGGLLGILDAFTGGAFANASVFALGIMPYISASIVVQLMGIAIPYLQKLQKEGASGQKKITQITRWLTIGICLIQAPGYLISLPALTGAGGLGNLLVPGFSTTTFMFSSVIILVTGCVFAMWLGEKITDKGIGNGISLLIMVGIIATLPVSFAQEFDSAVTQSNGGLIKILIELVIWLVIILASVMLVMGVRKIAVQYARRTASGGYEKNVFGSRQYIPLKLNASGVMPIIFAQAIMFVPGLIGGLDFMKDSAVGQWLVTNYAGNSIFGLWYNITFALLIIIFTYFYTAITVPTNKMADDLKRSGGFIPGIRPGSETSEYLDKIMSQITLPGSIFLALIAVFPAIIVKIMNIQSGWALFFGGTSLLIMVGVAIDTMQQVNSYLLNKHYDGLMKTGKNRKQ from the coding sequence ATGAAATTAATAGAAACTTTAAAAAGTGTTTGGAGAATAACGGAGCTGAAAGACCGCATCATACTAACGATAGGTTTACTTTTAGTATTTCGTTTTGGAGCACAGGTTGTGCTTCCTGGGATTAATCCTGATCAATTAGGAGGTTTATCCGATATTGCTGGAGGCGGAGGTCTTTTAGGTATATTAGATGCATTTACAGGAGGAGCTTTTGCTAATGCCTCAGTTTTTGCATTAGGTATTATGCCTTATATATCTGCTTCAATTGTAGTACAGTTAATGGGAATTGCAATTCCTTATTTACAGAAATTACAAAAAGAAGGAGCCTCAGGACAAAAAAAGATTACTCAAATTACGCGTTGGTTAACCATAGGAATATGTTTAATTCAAGCTCCTGGTTACCTAATAAGCTTACCAGCTTTAACTGGTGCAGGTGGCCTTGGTAATCTTCTAGTACCAGGATTCTCTACAACAACATTTATGTTTTCTTCTGTAATTATACTTGTAACTGGTTGTGTTTTCGCAATGTGGTTAGGAGAAAAAATTACAGATAAAGGTATAGGTAATGGTATCTCATTGTTAATTATGGTAGGTATTATTGCTACATTACCGGTTTCATTCGCACAAGAATTTGATTCGGCTGTAACTCAATCTAATGGTGGATTAATTAAAATATTAATAGAGTTAGTAATTTGGTTAGTTATCATTTTAGCTTCAGTAATGTTAGTAATGGGAGTTCGTAAAATTGCAGTGCAGTATGCTAGACGTACAGCATCTGGGGGATACGAAAAAAATGTATTTGGATCAAGACAATACATTCCTCTTAAACTAAATGCTTCAGGAGTAATGCCAATTATCTTTGCTCAAGCAATTATGTTTGTGCCAGGTTTAATTGGAGGGTTAGATTTTATGAAAGATTCTGCCGTAGGTCAATGGTTAGTAACAAATTATGCTGGAAATAGTATTTTCGGATTGTGGTATAATATTACATTTGCATTATTAATTATAATATTTACATACTTCTATACTGCAATTACGGTACCAACTAATAAAATGGCAGACGATTTAAAACGTAGTGGTGGTTTTATCCCAGGTATTCGTCCAGGATCAGAAACATCAGAATATTTAGATAAAATAATGTCGCAAATAACATTGCCAGGCTCTATATTTTTAGCATTAATAGCTGTGTTCCCTGCTATTATTGTGAAAATAATGAATATACAAAGTGGATGGGCACTGTTTTTTGGAGGTACGTCATTATTAATTATGGTTGGAGTTGCAATCGATACTATGCAACAAGTAAATTCATATTTGTTGAATAAACACTATGATGGCTTGATGAAAACAGGTAAAAATAGAAAGCAATAA
- a CDS encoding 50S ribosomal protein L24, giving the protein MGKLKIKSGDTVKVIAGDHRGAEGKVLKVLTDKNKAIVEGVNMVKKHNKPDAQNPQGGIVEKEASIQISNLSLLTSNGEVTRVGYRVEGDKKVRFAKKSNEVI; this is encoded by the coding sequence ATGGGAAAGCTTAAAATAAAATCAGGAGATACAGTAAAAGTAATAGCTGGAGACCATAGAGGTGCAGAAGGTAAAGTACTTAAAGTATTAACAGATAAGAATAAAGCGATAGTTGAAGGTGTAAATATGGTTAAAAAACATAATAAACCTGATGCTCAAAATCCTCAAGGAGGAATCGTAGAAAAAGAAGCATCTATTCAGATCTCTAACTTGTCATTATTAACTTCTAACGGAGAAGTGACTAGAGTTGGATATAGAGTAGAAGGCGACAAGAAAGTAAGATTTGCTAAAAAATCTAATGAAGTAATATAA
- a CDS encoding 50S ribosomal protein L6, which yields MSRIGNNPVAIPEGVTVEVKDNVITVKGKLGELSQNFDTVEVKVEEGNVLVTRAEDTKNYKAKHGLYRSLINNMIEGVSKGWTKELELVGVGYRASNQGQKLDLALGFSHNIVLNVAPEVKVETISEKGKNPIVKLTSFDKQLVGQVAAKIRGFRKPEPYKGKGVKFVGEEIRRKAGKSA from the coding sequence ATGTCAAGAATAGGAAATAACCCAGTTGCAATTCCAGAAGGAGTTACAGTAGAAGTAAAAGATAACGTAATTACAGTAAAAGGAAAATTAGGAGAGTTATCTCAAAATTTTGATACTGTAGAAGTAAAGGTTGAAGAAGGTAATGTGTTAGTAACACGTGCTGAAGATACTAAAAACTACAAAGCTAAGCATGGTTTATACAGATCACTTATCAATAATATGATTGAAGGTGTATCTAAAGGATGGACTAAAGAATTAGAATTAGTAGGAGTAGGGTATAGAGCTAGTAATCAAGGTCAAAAATTGGATTTAGCTTTAGGATTTTCTCATAATATTGTTTTAAACGTAGCTCCAGAAGTTAAAGTTGAAACAATCTCAGAGAAAGGTAAAAACCCAATAGTAAAACTAACGTCTTTTGATAAACAATTAGTAGGTCAAGTAGCTGCTAAAATTCGTGGTTTCAGAAAACCTGAGCCATACAAAGGAAAAGGAGTTAAGTTTGTAGGAGAAGAGATAAGAAGAAAAGCAGGTAAATCAGCTTAA
- a CDS encoding 50S ribosomal protein L18 — MALSKNDRRQRIKNRIRKIVAGTESQPRLSVFRSNKEIYAQIVDDVTGKTISAASSRDKDISSTKGTKSEVAALVGKSVAEKALKAGVEKIAFDRGGYLYHGRVKSLADGAREAGLKF; from the coding sequence ATGGCGTTATCAAAGAACGATAGAAGACAAAGAATAAAAAACAGAATACGTAAAATCGTAGCTGGGACAGAGTCTCAACCAAGATTATCTGTTTTCAGAAGTAATAAAGAAATTTATGCTCAAATAGTTGATGATGTAACTGGTAAAACAATCAGTGCAGCATCTTCAAGAGATAAAGATATCAGTTCTACTAAAGGAACAAAATCTGAAGTAGCTGCATTAGTAGGAAAATCTGTTGCTGAAAAAGCTTTAAAAGCAGGTGTAGAAAAGATCGCTTTCGATAGAGGGGGGTATTTATATCACGGTAGAGTAAAATCATTAGCAGACGGAGCTAGAGAAGCAGGACTTAAATTCTAA
- a CDS encoding 50S ribosomal protein L36 — MKVRASVKKRSADCKIVRRKGRLYVINKKNPRFKQRQG; from the coding sequence ATGAAAGTAAGAGCATCAGTTAAAAAAAGAAGCGCAGATTGTAAAATTGTGCGACGAAAAGGTAGACTTTACGTAATCAACAAAAAGAATCCTAGATTCAAACAAAGACAAGGTTAA